The genomic segment GCATCAGGCGGCGCCCGACGAACTCGCCGAACTGCTGGCCGTGGTGCGCGAGGCGCCGGCACGCTGGTTCGCGGCGGTGCCGGCGCTGCTCGACCGCCTCGACCGCGTCGACCTGCTGTTGAAGACCATGCAGTCGGCGCAGTTGCGCAGCCAGATCATGCAGCTGCGCGTCGCCGCGCAACCGGCTGCCAGCAGTCCGCCGCGCGGCGTCGCGGCGGCGATCGGTGCGCTGCAGCGCCGGCAACTCGTCTCCGTGCAACAGTTGCGCGCAGTGGCGACACGCATCGATCCGGCGCTGATCGGCCGCATGGGCTGGCAGGGGGCGCGCGCCGAGGCCGAGAAGGTGGTCTCGCTCGGCGACCTGATCGACGGCGAGCATGGCAGCGGCGCGGTGGCGAGCCAGGCAGCGAGCGTCTTCGAGCAGATTTCGCGCATCGCCGCCTGCCTGCACGAGTCCTTTGCCGAGGTGCTGCCGTCGATCCGTCTCGACTGGGCCGAACGCCTGTCGCAGTTCGACGCCGCGCCGCGTCTGCGCAACCTCGCCGGCCTGCCGCGCTGGGGCGAACTCGAGTACGCGACGCGGCGGCAGCTGCAGGCCTATGCCGACTGGCTTTTCGGCCAGATGAAGGTGGCCGAGCCGGGTGGCGAGGGACTGATCAACGACCTCGTGCACATGTGCCTGCTGCTCGCCAGTCACGCGCCGGTCAACCGCATCATCGCCGGCCGCCTGCCGGCGCCGGTGACGGCGGTGCCCGGAGTGCGCCTGCCGGTGCGCGTCAGCGACGGCCTCAAGCTCCGCGTCGGCATGCAGGCGCTGGTCTACCAGGCCGAGCGCGTGGTCGCGCGGGCACGCGTGGACGATCTCGCCAGCGGCGAGGTGCAGACGACGATCCTGCAGGTCGACGGCAACCGGCTCGAGCTGGCGGCCGAGACACGGGTGCAGTTCGTCGCTGCCGACAGTCCGGTGGCGATGAGCGCGGGCCGTCTCGACCGTGTCAAGATGAGGTAGGTCGATGCTCGCCGAGCGCAGCGTCCGTCGCCTGTCGATCCGTGCGCCCGACGCTGCCCTGGCACGGCGGGGTGCCTTCCTCATCGAGGATGCACTGCGCACGGCGAGTCTGCCCGGTGACGGCGGCGAGCTGGTACTGCTTCGCCGGCTGCGCCTGCCGCCGTTCGCCGCTGCGGCATCGCCGCAGCAGGTGGCGACGGAACTGGCACGCGCCTGCCGCGCGGCGGCAGCGATCGATGGCGCGCAGGCCAGCGATGCCGCGCTGGCTGCCGCGACGGCCGTACGTTTCGCCGATGCGCTGACGGCGCATCTGGCGCTGACCCGCCTGATCCTGGCGCGGGCCGCGCGTGCGGCCTGGTGCTGGCCGCTGCTCGTCAGCGGCTACCATTCGACGCTGGATGGCGGTCCGGCGTTGCGCGCCGTGGCGCTGTCGCTGGCGGCGCTGCCGGAAGCCCCGGCTGCCTTGCCACGCTGGCTGGCGCTGCTGCTGACCCACGGCGAAGACGCCTGCGCGCGGCTGTTGCTGGCGCTCGCGCCCGCTGATGCCGGCCTTCTCGATGCGGCCTGTGGTGCTGCCGTGGCTCCTTCGTCCGCGGCGCCGCCGCAGGCTTGGCGGGCGGCGCTCGACTGGTCCTGGCGGCGACTCGGGGGCGACGACCCACGTCACCTGTGGCTCGCGCGCATGGCGTGGCGCAGCGGACTGGAGCCCGATCGGTCCCCAGGGGAGGCGGCGCTGGCCGGCGCCGCAGCAGCGATCGAGCCGGTCGCGGCGAGCCGTCCGCCCGGCGAAACGCTCACCGCCACGGCGAGGCCGGCAGCGGATGGTACGGTTCCTGCTGCCGCAGCCACCCGTGCTGCGGCAGCACGGGTCGGCCATGATCGCCGGGCTGTTGCGCCTGACGCTGCCGGCGGTGAGCAGCCGCGCGGGCCGATGCCGCCGGCGGCGACCGGTCGCGCCGACAGCGCGCCAGCGCTTGCCCGCGACAGCGGCGATGAACCGGACTTCGCTGGCCCTGCGCACTGCCTGCCGACGTCGGCGGACGCGGCCGGTTCCGCTGCGCTTCCCGGCAGCGCGCCGGCGGCTGGCAGCAGGCGGCGGCAGCGGGCGGTGACCGGACAGGGGCCGCTGGCGCCGCTGCCGGCCACCGGCGAGCCATTCGCCGGCTACGTCGCCGGCAACGTCGCCGGCGGCGAAGGAAGCGTCGACCGACAGGTGACGACCGCCGGCGGTCTGCTGTTCCTGGTGCCACTGCTGTGCCGTCTCGCTTTCGCCGACTGGCTGGCCGCCGATGCCGGGCGTCGCGACAGACCGCAACGGATACTCGTCATGCTGCTGCACCGGCTGCGGGTCGATGGCGATGATCCGGTCTGGGGCCTGTTCGCGCAAGCGCTCGCTGCGGACGCCGCTGCCGACGGCGAGGCGGCGTGCTGGCTGCGTGACTGCCGCCGCCATCTGCGCCGGCGCGTCGGCATCGGCCTGCACAGCCTGGTATGCCGACCGGCGCGGCTGTCGCTGACGGCGACCCACATCGATGTCTGGCAGGATCTGGAAGCGGTCGACCTGCGTCTGCGGCGCGCCGGTCTCGACCTCGATCCGGGTTGGGTGCCGTGGCTCGGGCGGGTGCTCTGCTTCCACTACGGGCGGGGGGATCGATGAACCGTCCGGAGACACCACCCGGCGAGACGAAGCGCTCGCCGACGCTGGCGGAGATCGCCTTCGCGCTCCTCGCCGACGGCAGCGGCAGCGAGGATTCGGCGGAGGCCACCTGGCTGGGCAGCCACGCGGCGGCGCTGGCGATGTGGCAGGGGGTTGCCGATCCTCCGGACGCGATGGCGGCGTGGACCCGCTCGCCACCCGTCGTCGACCGCCGGCTGCATGCCCTGGCGGCCGAGCAGCGACTGGGACTGGCCGAAACCCTGGCACTGGCGCTGGCGCGCGAGGCGGAACTGCTGCCGATGGCGGCACGCGCCCTGATCTGGCTGCAGCATCCGGTCGGCGAGGCACGCCCGACGGTCGGACTGATCGCCAGCCTGTGCCAGCGACTGGGTGTGGCGGACGCCTTGGCGGCGCTGGCCAACGGGCCGGCACGGCGCCACGGGTTGCTGCAGCTGCAGCCCGACGAGCGCCCGCTCTGCGAACGCAGCGTGCGCGTCGGGCTGCCGCTGCTCTTTGCGCTCGACGGTCGTGACGGACATTTCGACGGTGTCGATACCGATACCGCAGGGCTGCCGCCGCTGCCGCCGTCCACCATCGCCGAGGCGCAGCGGCATGGCGCCGGCCTGATCGGCGACGGGGTGCGGACGCTGCTGATCCGCAGCGGGCAGCCGCTCGAGGCGCGCGCCGCGGCGGCGCAGGTGGTCGCCGCCATCGGCGCACGCGTCGCCTTCTTCGAGGGCGACGCAGCGCCGGGATTCGCCGCCTGGCTCTGGCTGAACGGCCGCCTGCCGGTCTGGTGCGTCGCGCTGGCGCCGGGCGAGCGGCGGCGGGCGCCGCGTATCCCCGGGCACGACGGGCCGTTGCTCGTCGCCTGTGGCGCCGACGGCAGCATCGACTCCGGCGCTGCCGTCGCGCAGTGGCGACTGCCGGTGCCGGTGGCGGCCGAGCGCAGCCAGCTCTGGCGTGCCGCGCTCGGCGCGGGACCGGCAGCGGAGACGATCCTCGCCCTTGCCACGCAGCATCGGCACGCTGCCGGGCGCATCGCCGAACTCGGGCAGGCGGCTCGTTCGGCAGCGGCGCGCCTCGACGAAAAGGTGGCGATCAGCCATGTCACGCAGGTGGCGCGCAGCGGTGTCGGTGCCGACCTCGGCGCGCTCGCCGAACTCCTCGCCGACGACATTCCCGACGAGGCACTGATCCTGACGCCGCTGCTGCGCAACGCGCTCGAGGCATTGCTGGCGCGCTGCCGGCAGCGCGACACGCTCGCCGAGGGCCTCGGCGCGGCGGCACGGACGCGCTACCGGCCGGGGGTGAGGGCGCTGCTGGTCGGCCCCTCGGGGACCGGCAAGACGCTTGCCGCGAGCTGGGTGGCGACCCGCCTCGGCCTGCCGCTCTACCGCGTCGATCTCGCCTCGGTGACCAGCAAGTACATCGGCGAGACGGAGAAGAACCTCTCCGATCTGTTCGCCCGCGCCGAACATGCCGAGGTGGTGCTGCTCTTCGACGAGGCGGATTCGCTGTTCGGCAAGCGCACCGATGTCAAGGACGCCAACGACCGCTTCGCCAACCAGCAGACCAACTATCTGCTGCAGCGGATCGAGAGCTTCGAGGGGATCGTCCTGCTGACCAGCAACAGCCGCGCGCGCTTCGACTCGGCCTTCACGCGCCGGCTCGACGCGATCATCGAGTTCCCGGCGCCGGGGCCCGAGGAGCGCCGGGCGCTGTGGCTGGCGCACCTCGGGGAACGGCACGGGCTCGACGCCGCCACCCTGAATCGCCTCGCCGCCGCCTGTGACCTTGCCGGCGGCCACATCCGCAATGTCGTCCTCGCCGCCGCCGCGCTCGCCCGCCAGCGGGGCACGGCGCTCGACGAGGCGGCGTTGCTGGTGGCGGTGGCGGCGGAGTATCGCAAGCTCGGCAAGTCGCTGCCGAGCGCGATGGCGGTGGCGGGATGAGCGGCCTGCAGAGGATGCTGCGTCAGGCTGGCAAGGAGTCCGCCGGCGGGGCGAGCAGCGGTGGCCGCGAAAGCGCGCGGGAGGAGCGCGAGCAGGCAGGGGTACCGCGCTTTCTCAGCCACCCGGCGTTGCCGGCCACACTCGAGGTCGGGCCCACCGATGACCCGCTCGAGCGCGAGGCGGATGCGGTCGCCGACGCCGTCGTCCACGACGGGTCGACGCTGCCGCGGTTTCTCGCGCCGGCAGCGGCGGGTGGCCGGGGACGCGCGAGTGCAGCGGCAGCGGGCGGCGAGGCTGTCCGCCCGCACGCGCTGCCCGGCGTCCGGCGCAAGAGCCTGCGCGCCGACCCACCGGACGACGGGCAGGACGCGGCGAGCACTGCGCAGGGCGATGGCGCGCAGCCGCTGCTGCCGTCGCTGCGCGGCCGGATCGAGGCGACGCTCGGCGCCGACCTGGCCGATGTCCGCGTCCATCAGGGGCCGACGGCGGCGGACGCCAGTGCGCGGATCGGCGCGCGCGCCTTCACGCATGGCCGTGACGTCTGGCTGGGCGAGCGGCAGCGGCCGGATGACGCCGCCCTGATCGCGCACGAGGCCGCGCACGTCGTCCAGCAGCGGCGCGGTGATGTGGCCATCCGGCGGCAGGCGGACGCGGCTGCCGGTAGCGGCAGCGAGCCGGCAGCGGCGGGTACGGCCGGGCAGTCGTTCGCCTTTTCCGAGGATGAGATGGCGTCGCGGCTGGCGGCCACGCCGGCCGCAGGAGCCGACGCGGCGTCGACCAGCGTCGAGTTGAACCCGGGTACCCGGTCGACGCTGGGCGAGGTGGCCGGCGAGGCTGAGCGGGGCGACGGCGAACCGGCGCCGGAGGAGGCGGCAACGGCGGAGACGGCTGACGACGGTGGCGGTGACGGCGATGCTGCCGGAGCCGGCGGGGAGGACGGCAGCGATGCCGGGCAGGGCGACGCGGCGCTGCGCGCGGGCGGGCCGATCGCCGACGCGGGATCGCCCCCGCCGGTCGAGCGGCCCGGCCCCGCGGCCGAGTTCGAGAGCCTGGTCGGCGAAGAGGTTGCCGCCTATCTCGAGGGGAACCTGTCGGAAGAGCGCATCGCGGCGCTCGACCCGCAGACGCGCGCGCTGCTCGATGCGGCCGACGCGCTCGGCGACCGCCGGCTCACCGACCCCGAGGCCAGTGCCCTGCAGGGTCTGGCCGGGGAGGGGCTGCAGCCGGGTGCACCGCGCACCGGCTACGAGGCCGAGCCGCTCTGGCTGCGCACGCTGGCGACGATACGCGACGTCACTGGCCAGCTCGGCGGCATCGTCGGCATCATCGGGCTGGTCGCCACCGTCAGCGGCTTCATCCTCAGCCTGCTGCTGCCGCCGGTCGGCGCCTTCCTGCTCACCGTCGGTCGCTTCTGCGATGTCGCCGCGCTGATTCTCGACGGCATCAGTCTCGTGCTCGGAATCATCCTCACCGGCTACAACTACTATCGCCTGAAGAACGAGACCGACCCCGAGGAGCGCCGGCGCCTGCTCGGCATGGTGCGCCAGGATGCGATGGGAACGGTGATGAGCGCCGTCGCCGTGGCCACAGCGGTGGCGCCGGGAGCGGCACGGCTGCTCGGCCGCAGCCGCGTCGGGCGGGTCGTCGGCCGCGCTGCCCGCGGCGCCGGCAGTCGGGTCGCCGGCGCCGCCGGCCGGCTGGCGGCGCAACCCGGGCGAATCGGGCGGGCGGCAGCGGCGGTCGGGCGAGCCGGCAGCGGTGCGGCGGGCGCGGTGCGCCGGGCCGGTGCGGGTGCCTCTGGGCGTTTTCACACCTTCATGGGACGGACGCGCGATTTCGGGCTGCGCAGCGCGCTGTCCACCACCGCTGCCGGACGTGCGGCGCGGGCGATCGGCCGCACCGGCCCCGGCCGCGTCGCCGGGGGCGCCCTGGCTGCGGTCGGCACGCGTGCGCGGGCGCTGCTCGGCAGCGCGCCTGGCCGCCTGCTTGGCGGGGCGGCGACGGCCGGTGCGAGCGGGCTGCGCCGCTTCGGCCGCGGCGTCGCCGGATCAGCAGCCGGACGCTGGCTCGCCGGCTCGC from the Accumulibacter sp. genome contains:
- a CDS encoding ATP-binding protein, whose protein sequence is MNRPETPPGETKRSPTLAEIAFALLADGSGSEDSAEATWLGSHAAALAMWQGVADPPDAMAAWTRSPPVVDRRLHALAAEQRLGLAETLALALAREAELLPMAARALIWLQHPVGEARPTVGLIASLCQRLGVADALAALANGPARRHGLLQLQPDERPLCERSVRVGLPLLFALDGRDGHFDGVDTDTAGLPPLPPSTIAEAQRHGAGLIGDGVRTLLIRSGQPLEARAAAAQVVAAIGARVAFFEGDAAPGFAAWLWLNGRLPVWCVALAPGERRRAPRIPGHDGPLLVACGADGSIDSGAAVAQWRLPVPVAAERSQLWRAALGAGPAAETILALATQHRHAAGRIAELGQAARSAAARLDEKVAISHVTQVARSGVGADLGALAELLADDIPDEALILTPLLRNALEALLARCRQRDTLAEGLGAAARTRYRPGVRALLVGPSGTGKTLAASWVATRLGLPLYRVDLASVTSKYIGETEKNLSDLFARAEHAEVVLLFDEADSLFGKRTDVKDANDRFANQQTNYLLQRIESFEGIVLLTSNSRARFDSAFTRRLDAIIEFPAPGPEERRALWLAHLGERHGLDAATLNRLAAACDLAGGHIRNVVLAAAALARQRGTALDEAALLVAVAAEYRKLGKSLPSAMAVAG